The proteins below are encoded in one region of Maribacter aestuarii:
- the gltB gene encoding glutamate synthase large subunit, with translation MKLKKQGLYLPEFEHDNCGAGFICSLKGKKSNDIIHKALEILARLEHRGAVSADGKTGDGAGILIDIPHDFFQAVCDFNLPEPGQYAVGNIFFPRKENQRNFCISVFEENIEKQGLKLLGWRDVPVNRSVPGRIATETEPFVKQLFIAKETEEQTYFEFNLKLYIARKVTENTIINSKLSEHKFFYVPSLSTKIIIFKGLLMPLDISLYYSDLMDSRVVTRLALVHQRFSTNTFPTWDLAQPFRYMCHNGEINTLRGNVSRMFSREELLESDLFGPEIKNILPIILRGKSDSATMDMVVELLLMTGRSLPEVMMILVPEAWEKNEEMSETKKAFYEYHSCMMEPWDGPASIPFTDGNYIGAVLDRNGLRPSRYSVTKDDYVVMSSETGVVEIAPENVEFHGRLEPGKMFLVNMEEGRIVNDEEIKENIAKKHPYKKWLQNNLVHLKDIPYNDCPLFIGEETLEKRKSVFGYTLEDINTIILPMGKTAKEPIGSMGSDTPIAVLSERPQLIYNYFKQLFAQVTNPPLDGIREELITDISLTLGSDHNIFEFSELHCRKLKIQNPVISKEDLDKIKNYDVSPDYKVVSIPILYPIEQGHNGLEDALQSVLDQASQAVDDGTNIIILSDRNINEKNAPIPALLACSFVNSGLQKLGKRSNSSIIIESAEPREVHHFALLFGFGASAVNPYLVNEIISEQIEEHDITEISFDEAIKNYNKAIGKGILKVMNKIGISTLNSYRGSQLFECIGINTKVVDKYFPNTPTRIQGIGLYQIEKEIAKRHSKTYSNKSVAATLDLEIGGEYRWRRDGEKHMFNPISIAKLQKSVRNNEPDTYKEFSKMVNEQSQSLMTIRGLFEFSNYDPIPLDEVEPWTEIVKRFKTGAMSYGSISKEAHENLAIAMNRIGGKSNSGEGGEDEERFYKNATGDWRNSAIKQVASGRFGVTSNYLTNAKEIQIKMAQGAKPGEGGQLPGPKVNPSIAKTRNSTPYVGLISPPPHHDIYSIEDLSQLIYDLKSANRKARINVKLVSEVGVGTVAAGVAKAKADVVLISGFDGGTGASPLTSLKHAGLPWELGIAEAQQTLVLNDLRNRIILECDGQLKTGRDVAVACLLGAEEFGFATAPLVASGCIMMRVCHLNTCPVGIATQNPELRKKFEGKPEHVVNYMYFVAQELREIMAQLGFRTINEMVGQVQKLDRRKALEHYKAAGIDLTPILHQIDVPKGTKLYNTERQKHDVDKSIEFDIIAKANPSLFRKEKLTLDYPIHNTDRAVGAIISNEISKTYGAEGLPINTLRLNFTGSAGQSFGAFATRGLTMIVNGNTNDYLGKGLSGAKLVVKVPEKSTLVPEENVITGNVTLYGATAGRAYINGKAGERFCVRNSGAKAVVEGIGDHGCEYMTGGIAVILGEVGRNFGAGMSGGIAYVLDQNKTFKKRCTGDGLNLLEVTEDNDVKQLKDLIESHYNATQSPLAQRILENWESFLPKFIKVLPEEYRQALIRLEEEKLQTI, from the coding sequence ATGAAATTGAAAAAACAAGGATTATATCTGCCCGAATTTGAACATGATAATTGTGGCGCCGGGTTTATATGTAGTTTGAAAGGTAAAAAATCGAATGATATCATCCATAAGGCTTTAGAAATTTTAGCACGGTTGGAACATAGGGGTGCGGTAAGTGCAGATGGTAAGACAGGTGACGGTGCTGGTATTCTTATCGATATTCCCCATGATTTTTTTCAAGCGGTATGTGATTTTAATTTACCTGAGCCGGGTCAGTATGCGGTAGGTAACATATTCTTCCCTCGGAAAGAAAATCAACGAAATTTTTGTATTTCCGTTTTTGAGGAAAATATAGAGAAACAAGGATTGAAGCTTCTTGGCTGGAGAGATGTACCTGTTAATCGTTCCGTGCCTGGCAGAATTGCTACTGAAACTGAGCCATTTGTAAAACAGCTGTTCATTGCTAAGGAAACCGAAGAACAGACTTATTTCGAATTTAATCTCAAGTTGTATATAGCTAGAAAGGTTACGGAGAATACTATCATTAATTCCAAACTGTCGGAACACAAGTTTTTTTACGTCCCCAGCCTTTCTACGAAAATTATCATTTTTAAGGGATTGTTGATGCCATTGGACATTAGTTTGTACTATTCTGATTTGATGGATTCCAGGGTGGTTACCAGATTAGCGTTGGTACATCAGCGATTCTCTACCAACACTTTTCCCACATGGGATTTGGCCCAACCTTTCAGGTACATGTGCCATAACGGTGAGATTAATACCTTGAGAGGGAACGTCTCTAGAATGTTTTCTCGGGAGGAGTTACTGGAAAGTGACCTTTTTGGTCCTGAAATAAAGAATATCCTACCAATCATTTTGAGGGGGAAATCGGATTCTGCCACTATGGATATGGTAGTGGAGCTACTCCTAATGACCGGACGCTCACTGCCCGAAGTCATGATGATACTGGTACCCGAGGCCTGGGAAAAAAATGAGGAAATGTCCGAGACCAAAAAAGCGTTCTATGAATACCATTCCTGTATGATGGAACCTTGGGACGGACCTGCCTCTATTCCTTTTACTGATGGAAATTATATTGGCGCCGTACTGGATAGAAACGGATTACGACCGTCAAGATATTCTGTGACCAAGGATGACTATGTTGTGATGTCTTCGGAAACTGGAGTGGTCGAAATTGCACCGGAAAATGTAGAATTTCATGGAAGGCTAGAACCTGGAAAAATGTTCTTGGTGAACATGGAAGAAGGAAGAATTGTTAATGATGAGGAAATAAAGGAAAATATTGCCAAAAAACATCCCTATAAAAAATGGCTTCAGAATAACCTGGTCCACTTAAAGGACATTCCGTACAATGATTGTCCCCTGTTTATAGGCGAGGAGACCTTGGAAAAAAGAAAGTCTGTTTTCGGATATACCCTTGAGGATATCAACACCATAATTTTACCTATGGGCAAAACAGCTAAAGAACCCATAGGATCCATGGGTTCGGATACTCCCATCGCCGTATTATCGGAAAGACCACAACTTATCTATAACTATTTCAAACAACTATTCGCACAGGTAACCAACCCACCGTTAGATGGCATACGAGAGGAATTGATAACGGACATTAGTCTTACGCTGGGTAGCGACCATAATATATTTGAATTTTCAGAACTGCACTGTAGAAAATTAAAAATCCAAAACCCTGTTATTTCTAAAGAGGATTTGGATAAAATCAAAAACTATGATGTCAGCCCAGACTATAAGGTTGTTTCTATTCCCATTCTTTATCCCATTGAACAAGGTCATAATGGTCTGGAGGACGCCCTTCAATCTGTATTGGACCAAGCATCACAAGCGGTGGACGATGGCACCAATATCATCATATTGTCGGATAGAAATATTAATGAGAAAAATGCCCCTATACCAGCCTTATTAGCCTGTTCTTTTGTCAACAGTGGCTTACAGAAACTAGGAAAACGTTCCAATTCTAGTATTATCATAGAATCTGCGGAACCAAGGGAAGTACATCATTTTGCTTTGTTATTTGGTTTTGGTGCCAGTGCCGTAAATCCTTATTTGGTAAACGAAATTATTTCCGAACAAATTGAGGAACATGACATTACCGAAATCTCATTTGACGAGGCCATAAAAAATTACAATAAGGCAATAGGCAAGGGAATCCTTAAAGTGATGAATAAAATTGGAATCTCTACGCTTAACTCTTATCGGGGATCTCAGCTTTTTGAATGTATTGGCATCAATACCAAAGTAGTGGACAAATACTTCCCGAACACGCCAACACGTATACAAGGGATAGGTCTGTATCAAATAGAAAAAGAAATTGCCAAACGCCATTCAAAGACCTATAGTAATAAGTCAGTTGCAGCTACTCTCGATTTAGAAATTGGGGGTGAATACAGATGGCGACGGGACGGTGAAAAACATATGTTCAATCCAATTTCTATCGCAAAGCTCCAAAAATCCGTCAGGAACAATGAGCCGGACACCTATAAGGAATTTTCCAAAATGGTCAACGAGCAATCACAAAGTTTGATGACCATTAGGGGCCTTTTTGAGTTTTCTAATTACGACCCCATTCCTTTGGACGAGGTAGAACCATGGACAGAGATTGTTAAACGATTTAAGACCGGCGCCATGTCCTATGGCTCTATCAGTAAGGAAGCCCATGAAAATTTGGCAATCGCCATGAATCGTATAGGTGGTAAGAGCAATTCTGGAGAAGGTGGTGAAGATGAAGAACGTTTCTATAAGAATGCTACGGGCGACTGGAGAAATAGCGCCATTAAACAAGTGGCATCAGGAAGGTTTGGGGTTACCTCCAATTACCTAACGAATGCCAAGGAGATTCAGATAAAAATGGCACAGGGTGCAAAGCCAGGTGAAGGAGGCCAATTACCAGGCCCTAAAGTGAATCCTTCCATAGCGAAAACGAGAAACTCTACACCTTATGTTGGGCTTATTTCACCCCCACCCCATCATGATATCTATTCTATCGAAGATTTATCCCAATTAATTTACGATTTAAAATCAGCCAATAGAAAAGCTCGTATAAATGTAAAATTAGTTTCGGAAGTAGGTGTCGGTACGGTCGCAGCCGGTGTTGCAAAAGCTAAGGCCGATGTAGTACTTATCTCTGGGTTTGACGGAGGCACAGGCGCATCTCCATTAACATCGCTGAAACATGCGGGACTTCCTTGGGAATTGGGGATTGCCGAGGCGCAGCAGACCTTGGTTTTGAATGATTTAAGGAACAGGATTATACTGGAATGTGACGGACAGCTTAAGACAGGTAGGGACGTCGCGGTGGCCTGCTTATTAGGTGCAGAAGAATTTGGATTTGCCACAGCTCCACTGGTAGCCTCAGGATGCATTATGATGCGTGTATGTCATTTGAATACATGTCCCGTAGGTATTGCTACGCAAAATCCAGAGCTGCGTAAAAAGTTTGAGGGTAAACCGGAACATGTAGTAAACTATATGTATTTCGTGGCACAGGAACTTAGGGAGATCATGGCCCAATTGGGCTTTAGGACCATCAATGAAATGGTAGGACAGGTTCAAAAACTAGACCGTAGGAAAGCACTGGAGCACTACAAAGCTGCAGGTATAGACTTGACTCCTATCCTACATCAGATAGATGTTCCAAAAGGAACCAAACTCTACAACACCGAACGACAAAAACATGACGTGGATAAGTCCATCGAATTTGATATTATAGCGAAAGCCAACCCGTCACTGTTTAGAAAAGAGAAATTGACTTTGGATTATCCTATCCATAATACAGATAGGGCGGTAGGTGCTATTATTAGTAATGAAATTTCAAAAACTTACGGAGCCGAAGGTCTTCCTATAAACACTTTGAGATTGAATTTTACAGGTTCTGCAGGACAGAGCTTCGGAGCATTTGCAACCAGAGGCCTCACAATGATAGTTAATGGAAACACTAATGATTATCTGGGCAAAGGACTCTCAGGAGCAAAACTTGTTGTAAAGGTCCCGGAGAAATCCACGCTTGTTCCGGAAGAAAACGTGATCACCGGCAATGTAACCCTGTATGGTGCAACGGCAGGTAGGGCATACATTAATGGGAAAGCCGGAGAACGATTCTGTGTACGAAACTCGGGGGCAAAAGCCGTTGTCGAAGGTATTGGCGATCACGGTTGCGAGTATATGACCGGAGGTATTGCCGTAATTTTAGGTGAAGTGGGAAGAAACTTTGGTGCTGGAATGAGCGGTGGAATCGCTTATGTGTTAGATCAGAACAAAACGTTCAAGAAAAGATGTACTGGAGATGGATTAAATCTTTTGGAGGTAACTGAGGACAATGACGTTAAGCAACTGAAGGATTTAATTGAGAGTCATTACAACGCTACACAGAGTCCTTTAGCACAAAGGATTTTAGAAAATTGGGAATCCTTTTTACCTAAATTCATTAAGGTTTTACCGGAGGAATATAGGCAAGCATTGATACGTCTAGAAGAAGAAAAATTACAAACAATATAA
- a CDS encoding glutamate synthase subunit beta: MGKITGFLEFDRKVEAYAPVEERVKHYREFTVPLEEKDLKEQGARCMDCGIPFCHSGCPLGNLIPDFNDAVYRGKWEKAASILHSTNNFPEFTGRLCPAPCEEACVLGINEDPVSIENIEKNIVETAFEKGWVTANTPQKRTGKRIAVVGSGPAGLAAAQQLNRAGHTVTVFERDEKPGGLLRYGIPDFKMEKHIIDRRLKVLEAEGIVFQCGVEIGKDIKANELKADFDAIVLCGGATVKRRLPIEGSDLNGVVQAMDFLPQNNRRVDGVKEFKKEILATGKDVVVIGGGDTGSDCIGTSFRQGAKSVSNFEIMPMATTTRPEDQPWPFWPMRLRTSSSHKEGAERFFSISTKKFIGDKDGNLKGLVTAEVEWVKVPGQRPQLKEIEGTEKEWKCELALLALGFTGSEMTVAEQLNLEADQRTNIRASENNYQTNIPGVFVAGDQRRGQSLIVWAISEGRQAAYHVDTFLMGESALPLKGEGDLPRA, from the coding sequence ATGGGAAAGATAACGGGATTTTTGGAATTCGATAGAAAAGTAGAAGCTTACGCTCCTGTGGAGGAGCGTGTAAAACACTACAGAGAGTTTACGGTACCCTTAGAAGAAAAAGATTTAAAGGAACAGGGAGCAAGATGTATGGACTGTGGCATACCATTCTGTCACAGTGGGTGCCCCTTGGGCAACCTCATTCCCGATTTTAACGATGCGGTATACAGGGGAAAATGGGAAAAGGCAGCCAGTATTCTGCACTCAACCAATAATTTTCCTGAATTTACAGGTAGGCTTTGCCCAGCACCTTGTGAAGAAGCCTGTGTTCTTGGAATAAATGAAGATCCAGTTTCTATTGAAAATATAGAAAAAAACATTGTGGAGACTGCGTTTGAAAAAGGGTGGGTTACGGCCAATACTCCACAGAAACGAACAGGAAAAAGGATAGCAGTTGTAGGTTCCGGTCCAGCTGGGTTGGCAGCGGCCCAACAATTGAATAGAGCTGGACATACGGTCACGGTCTTTGAAAGGGATGAAAAGCCGGGAGGTCTCCTTCGTTATGGGATTCCGGATTTTAAAATGGAAAAACATATAATTGATAGAAGATTAAAAGTTCTAGAAGCGGAAGGCATAGTGTTTCAATGCGGTGTTGAAATAGGAAAGGACATCAAAGCTAACGAGCTAAAAGCTGATTTTGATGCTATCGTACTTTGTGGTGGTGCAACGGTGAAAAGAAGACTTCCTATCGAGGGTTCGGACTTGAACGGTGTGGTTCAGGCCATGGATTTCCTCCCTCAAAACAATAGGCGTGTAGATGGTGTAAAAGAATTTAAAAAAGAGATATTGGCAACCGGTAAGGATGTGGTAGTCATTGGAGGAGGAGATACCGGGTCGGATTGTATCGGTACGTCCTTTAGACAAGGTGCAAAATCAGTCTCGAATTTTGAGATTATGCCAATGGCGACTACTACTAGGCCTGAAGACCAGCCTTGGCCATTTTGGCCTATGCGCTTGCGAACTAGCTCTTCTCACAAAGAAGGTGCTGAACGTTTTTTTAGTATTTCTACTAAGAAATTTATCGGGGATAAAGATGGTAATCTAAAGGGATTGGTCACTGCAGAAGTAGAATGGGTAAAAGTGCCTGGACAAAGACCACAATTGAAAGAAATAGAGGGCACCGAAAAAGAATGGAAATGTGAGTTGGCCTTATTAGCCCTAGGTTTTACTGGATCGGAAATGACGGTAGCCGAACAACTTAACTTGGAAGCAGACCAAAGGACCAATATAAGGGCAAGTGAAAATAATTATCAGACAAACATTCCCGGGGTATTTGTAGCTGGTGATCAGCGCAGAGGACAATCTTTGATTGTATGGGCGATTTCCGAAGGACGGCAAGCCGCTTACCATGTGGATACTTTTTTAATGGGTGAATCAGCTCTCCCTTTAAAGGGTGAAGGGGATTTACCGAGGGCGTAG